A single region of the Actinoplanes sp. SE50/110 genome encodes:
- the fabF gene encoding beta-ketoacyl-ACP synthase II: protein MSTVDVVVTGLGATTPLGGDVASTWDAMLAGRSGVGPLTQEWAGQLPVRIGAQLAVDPSEVIERVRMRRLDRSEAIAIIAAKQAWADSGLDGSGLDPERLAVSFGSGIGGAVSLLDQDDILEQSGPRRVSPHTVPMLMPNGPAAYVGLELGARAGVRAMASACATGAEAVALGLDLIRAGRADVVVAGSTEAVVHPLPIAGFASMRAMSTRNDDPQRASRPWDKGRDGFVLGEGAGALILERADHAVARGARIYARLAGAGITSDGYDIVQPDPECAGGIRAMSMAVRDAGLTGADIVHVNAHATSTPVGDMGEIKGIKAALGTHPVITSTKSMTGHLLGAAGALESIATILAIRDSVVPPTINLDDPDDRLDLDVAAHKARPLDIPAAMNNSFGFGGHNVALIFTRP, encoded by the coding sequence ATGAGCACCGTAGACGTCGTCGTCACCGGGCTCGGCGCGACGACCCCGTTGGGCGGGGACGTCGCGTCCACCTGGGACGCCATGCTCGCCGGCCGCTCCGGGGTGGGTCCGCTCACCCAGGAGTGGGCCGGTCAGCTCCCGGTCCGCATCGGCGCCCAGCTGGCCGTCGACCCGTCCGAGGTGATCGAACGGGTCCGGATGCGCCGCCTGGACCGCAGTGAGGCCATCGCGATCATCGCGGCCAAGCAGGCCTGGGCCGACTCCGGCCTGGACGGCTCCGGGCTCGACCCGGAACGTCTCGCGGTCAGCTTCGGCAGCGGCATCGGTGGCGCGGTCAGCCTGCTCGACCAGGACGACATCCTGGAGCAGTCCGGCCCGCGGCGGGTCAGCCCGCACACCGTGCCGATGCTCATGCCCAACGGCCCCGCGGCCTACGTCGGCCTGGAGCTCGGCGCCCGCGCCGGCGTCCGGGCGATGGCCAGCGCCTGCGCCACCGGCGCCGAGGCGGTCGCCCTGGGCCTCGACCTGATCCGGGCCGGCCGCGCCGACGTGGTGGTGGCCGGCAGCACCGAGGCGGTGGTGCACCCGCTGCCGATCGCCGGGTTCGCCTCGATGCGCGCCATGTCGACGCGCAACGACGACCCGCAGCGGGCCTCCCGCCCGTGGGACAAGGGCCGGGACGGCTTCGTCCTGGGCGAGGGCGCCGGCGCGCTGATCCTGGAGCGGGCCGACCACGCGGTGGCCCGGGGCGCGCGGATCTACGCCCGGCTGGCCGGTGCCGGGATCACCTCGGACGGCTACGACATCGTCCAGCCCGACCCGGAGTGTGCCGGCGGCATCCGGGCGATGTCCATGGCGGTCCGCGACGCCGGTCTGACCGGCGCCGACATCGTGCACGTCAACGCCCACGCGACCTCGACCCCGGTCGGCGACATGGGCGAGATCAAGGGCATCAAGGCGGCCCTCGGCACGCACCCGGTGATCACCTCGACGAAGTCGATGACCGGGCACCTGCTGGGTGCGGCCGGCGCACTGGAGTCGATCGCCACCATCCTGGCGATCCGCGACAGCGTGGTCCCCCCGACGATCAACCTGGACGACCCGGACGACCGGCTGGACCTCGACGTGGCCGCGCACAAGGCCCGCCCGCTCGACATCCCGGCCGCGATGAACAACTCGTTCGGTTTCGGCGGGCACAACGTGGCGCTGATCTTCACGCGTCCCTGA
- a CDS encoding acyl carrier protein — protein sequence MATREEITSGLAEILEEVAGVNPDDVAEGKSFTDDLDVDSLSMVEVVVAAEEKFGVKIPDNEVQNLKTVGDAVSYIEANA from the coding sequence ATGGCTACTCGTGAAGAGATCACCTCCGGCCTCGCCGAGATCCTCGAGGAGGTCGCCGGGGTGAACCCGGACGACGTCGCCGAGGGCAAGTCGTTCACCGATGATCTGGACGTCGACTCGCTGTCGATGGTCGAGGTCGTGGTCGCGGCCGAGGAGAAGTTCGGCGTGAAGATCCCGGACAACGAGGTGCAGAACCTGAAGACCGTCGGCGACGCCGTCAGCTACATCGAGGCGAACGCCTGA
- a CDS encoding beta-ketoacyl-ACP synthase III, with protein sequence MTAGSRIVAMGHYQPSRVVTNDDLTKTLDTNDEWIRDRVGIAERRIADTETVADMAGFAAEKALAASGLSAADIDLVVVATCSSIDRCPNVATRVANRLGIAAPAAYDLNTACSGFSYALGSADHAIRAGAARNAIVIGAEKLSDVTDWSDRKTAVLFGDAAGAAVVTGVPDGEEPGVGPVLWGSAPDKGDVLRIEGWRPYIEQEGQIVFRWATTALAPFAIEACRRAGVDPSELAAFVPHQANTRIIDGIVKRLGLSDTAIVAKDLVESGNTSAASVPLALSKLIERREIPSGAPVLLFGFGGGLTYAGQVVRCP encoded by the coding sequence ATGACCGCGGGTTCCCGCATCGTCGCGATGGGCCACTACCAGCCCTCGCGGGTGGTCACCAACGACGACCTGACCAAGACCCTGGACACCAACGACGAGTGGATCCGGGACCGGGTCGGGATCGCCGAACGCCGCATCGCCGACACCGAGACGGTCGCCGACATGGCCGGCTTCGCCGCCGAGAAGGCGCTGGCCGCCTCCGGTCTGAGCGCCGCCGACATCGACCTGGTCGTGGTCGCGACCTGCTCGTCGATCGACCGCTGCCCGAACGTCGCCACCCGGGTGGCGAACCGGCTCGGCATCGCGGCCCCCGCGGCGTACGACCTGAACACCGCGTGCTCCGGCTTCTCGTACGCGCTGGGCTCGGCCGACCACGCCATCCGCGCCGGCGCCGCCCGCAACGCGATCGTGATCGGCGCGGAGAAGCTCTCCGATGTCACCGACTGGTCGGACCGCAAGACCGCGGTGCTGTTCGGGGACGCGGCCGGCGCGGCCGTGGTGACCGGGGTGCCGGACGGCGAGGAGCCGGGCGTCGGCCCGGTGCTCTGGGGCTCGGCACCGGACAAGGGCGACGTACTGCGGATCGAGGGCTGGCGGCCGTACATCGAGCAGGAGGGCCAGATCGTCTTCCGCTGGGCGACCACCGCGCTCGCCCCGTTCGCGATCGAGGCCTGCCGGCGCGCCGGGGTCGACCCGTCCGAGCTGGCCGCGTTCGTGCCGCACCAGGCGAACACCCGGATCATCGACGGCATCGTGAAGCGGCTCGGCCTCAGCGACACCGCGATCGTCGCGAAGGACCTGGTCGAGTCCGGCAACACCTCGGCGGCGAGCGTGCCGCTGGCCCTGTCCAAGCTGATCGAGCGCCGGGAGATCCCGTCCGGGGCGCCGGTGCTGCTGTTCGGCTTCGGCGGTGGCCTCACCTACGCCGGGCAGGTTGTTCGCTGCCCGTAA
- a CDS encoding ACP S-malonyltransferase, whose amino-acid sequence MLAVLSPGQGSQKPGFLAPWLDLPGARDSLTTWSALAGVDLVHLGTEAGAEEIKDTARTQPLLVAAALLATAQLPLEQVAVVAGHSVGELGAAAAAGVLTPADAVTLAGVRGREMAAACALEPTGMSAVLGGDPDEVLATIEKHGLHAANRNGAGQVVAAGAQEALAEFAAAPPAKARVIALAVAGAFHTPYMAPAETALAEVASGTAVTDPARTLLSNLDGTAVASGREMLDRLVRQITAGVRWDLCMRTLRDLGVTAVLELPPAGTLAGLVKRELKGDGAPEIVTLNTPDDLPAARDLIARHATPQH is encoded by the coding sequence GTGCTCGCCGTACTCTCCCCCGGCCAGGGCTCCCAGAAGCCCGGCTTCCTGGCCCCCTGGCTCGACCTCCCCGGCGCCCGGGACAGCCTGACCACCTGGTCGGCGCTGGCCGGCGTCGACCTCGTCCACCTCGGCACCGAAGCCGGCGCGGAGGAAATCAAGGACACTGCCCGGACCCAGCCACTGCTGGTCGCGGCCGCCCTGCTCGCCACCGCCCAGTTGCCGCTGGAGCAGGTCGCGGTGGTGGCCGGTCACAGCGTCGGCGAGCTCGGCGCGGCCGCCGCGGCCGGCGTCCTGACCCCGGCCGACGCCGTCACGCTGGCCGGCGTCCGCGGCCGGGAGATGGCCGCGGCCTGCGCGCTCGAACCGACCGGGATGTCCGCGGTGCTCGGCGGCGACCCGGACGAGGTGCTGGCCACCATCGAGAAACACGGGCTGCACGCGGCCAACCGCAACGGCGCCGGCCAGGTGGTCGCGGCCGGGGCGCAGGAGGCGCTGGCCGAGTTCGCGGCCGCGCCGCCGGCCAAGGCCCGGGTGATCGCGCTGGCCGTGGCCGGGGCGTTCCACACGCCGTACATGGCGCCCGCGGAAACCGCGCTGGCCGAGGTCGCGAGCGGCACAGCCGTCACCGACCCGGCCCGTACGCTGTTGTCGAACCTGGACGGCACGGCGGTGGCGAGCGGGCGGGAGATGCTCGACCGCCTGGTCCGCCAGATCACCGCCGGCGTCCGCTGGGATCTGTGCATGCGCACGCTCAGGGATCTCGGCGTCACCGCGGTGCTCGAGCTGCCCCCGGCCGGCACCCTCGCCGGTCTGGTCAAGCGGGAGCTGAAGGGCGACGGCGCACCGGAGATCGTCACCCTGAACACGCCGGACGACCTGCCCGCCGCGCGCGATCTGATCGCCCGGCACGCCACGCCCCAGCACTGA
- a CDS encoding CdaR family transcriptional regulator, with protein sequence MEETLPWFRALPADQRSWVMLVAQAGVRSLVEWLRSGATVAASTQEISDEVFAAAPRALARAITLTQTVQLIKVTIDVAEAEVPGFAAKGEGDLLLQAILRFSREIAFSAARVYARAAESRGAWDARLQAMLVDALLRGDSSDVLASRAAALGWVDSPPVAVVVGRSPGGDITAVLHALYRAARRSRLEVIGGLHGDRLVAVVGGATDPVLTAASLRSGFGDGPIVAGPGVPTLEQATESARAALAGFRAAPAWPGAPSPVAADALLPERALAGDLDARRKLRNDVYGPLSRAGSGLLETLDAFFAAGGVLESAARELYVHPNTVRYRLRRVAEVTTLSPLDGRDAFALRMALSIGRLDPAT encoded by the coding sequence ATGGAGGAAACGCTGCCGTGGTTCCGGGCGCTCCCGGCCGATCAGCGGTCCTGGGTGATGCTCGTCGCCCAGGCCGGCGTGCGGTCACTGGTCGAGTGGCTGCGGTCCGGGGCCACCGTGGCGGCCAGCACCCAGGAGATCTCCGACGAGGTGTTCGCGGCCGCCCCGCGCGCGCTGGCCCGGGCGATCACGCTGACCCAGACCGTGCAGCTGATCAAGGTGACCATCGACGTGGCCGAGGCCGAGGTGCCCGGCTTCGCCGCGAAGGGCGAGGGCGACCTGCTGCTGCAGGCGATCCTGCGGTTCTCCCGGGAGATCGCGTTTTCCGCGGCCCGGGTCTACGCGCGGGCCGCCGAGTCGCGCGGCGCCTGGGACGCCCGGCTGCAGGCGATGCTGGTCGACGCGCTGCTGCGGGGCGACTCGTCGGACGTGCTGGCCAGTCGGGCGGCCGCGCTCGGCTGGGTCGACTCGCCGCCGGTCGCGGTCGTGGTCGGCCGCTCCCCCGGCGGCGACATCACCGCGGTGCTGCACGCGCTGTACCGGGCCGCCCGGCGCAGCCGGCTGGAGGTGATCGGCGGCCTGCACGGCGACCGGCTGGTGGCGGTGGTCGGCGGGGCGACCGACCCGGTGCTGACCGCCGCCTCGCTGCGGTCCGGCTTCGGCGACGGCCCGATCGTGGCCGGCCCCGGGGTGCCGACGCTGGAACAGGCCACCGAGTCCGCCCGGGCCGCGCTCGCCGGATTCCGTGCCGCGCCGGCCTGGCCGGGCGCACCCAGCCCGGTCGCGGCCGACGCCCTGCTGCCCGAGCGGGCCCTCGCCGGCGACCTGGACGCGCGGCGCAAGCTGCGCAACGACGTGTACGGCCCGCTCTCGCGGGCGGGCAGCGGCCTGCTGGAGACGCTGGACGCGTTCTTCGCCGCGGGCGGGGTGCTGGAGAGCGCGGCCCGGGAGCTCTACGTACACCCGAACACGGTCCGCTACCGCCTGCGCCGGGTCGCCGAGGTCACCACGCTCTCCCCGCTGGACGGGCGGGACGCGTTCGCGCTGCGGATGGCGCTGAGCATCGGGCGGCTGGATCCTGCGACATGA
- a CDS encoding TetR/AcrR family transcriptional regulator, protein MDDKRRLILDQALALVDERGLAAMSMRAVAERVGLTSMALYPYVGGKDALLDGLVDLLHLELGTTLGDDLAEIGWQARLRALGRAVRSLAHAHPSAFPLLLNRSAAGASASWLTAALRGLLHDAGVPAAEVPRLARMICAFLLGYTTGEVTGGLPTVTPDPGAGEFDADLEDLVALIERVADHHAGDRR, encoded by the coding sequence GTGGACGACAAGCGACGGCTGATCCTGGACCAGGCTCTCGCCCTGGTGGACGAGCGGGGCCTGGCCGCCATGTCGATGCGGGCGGTGGCCGAGCGGGTGGGCCTCACCTCGATGGCGCTCTACCCCTACGTGGGTGGCAAGGACGCCCTGCTCGACGGCCTGGTCGACCTGCTGCACCTGGAGCTGGGCACGACGCTCGGCGACGACCTCGCGGAAATCGGCTGGCAGGCCCGGCTGCGCGCGCTGGGCCGGGCCGTCCGCTCGCTCGCGCACGCCCACCCGAGCGCCTTCCCGCTGCTGCTGAACCGTTCCGCGGCCGGCGCCTCGGCCTCGTGGCTCACCGCGGCCCTGCGCGGGCTGCTGCACGACGCGGGCGTTCCGGCCGCCGAGGTGCCCCGCCTGGCCCGGATGATCTGCGCGTTCCTGCTCGGCTACACCACCGGGGAGGTCACCGGCGGGCTGCCCACGGTCACCCCGGACCCCGGGGCGGGGGAGTTCGACGCGGACCTGGAGGACCTGGTGGCGCTCATCGAACGTGTCGCTGATCACCATGCCGGCGACCGGCGCTGA
- the gltX gene encoding glutamate--tRNA ligase produces the protein MTVRVRFAPSPTGMFHVGGARSALQNWIYAQQHGGVFVLRIEDTDAARNKPEWTEGIISALDWIGIERGTYEGPYYQSSYAADHTAAATRLYGEGKAYYCDCKREDVIARTGNTHTGYDGFCRDRALGPGEGRALRFRTPDEGETVVVDLVRGKPTFENKLIEDFVIARSDGSAVFLLANVVDDMSMGITHVFRAEEHLPNTPKQQLLWEALGRTPPVWGHVPVIVNEKRQKLSKRRDKVALESYRDEGYLAAAMRNYLMLLGWSPTGDREIVPWSVVEEEYRIEDVNHAPAFFDVKKLRAFNGEYIRALTPSEFTQCCAPWLTGTETIPAPPWSPEKFDAEVFTTIAPLAQTRIAVLSEIVENVDFLFLDEPVADEASWAKAMKDGAADILDGAAEAFTALPEWTAESLKAALERVGEARGLKLGKTQAPVRVAVTGRTVGLPLFESIELLGRERTLARITAARARLSA, from the coding sequence GTGACTGTTCGCGTACGTTTCGCACCCTCACCCACCGGCATGTTCCACGTCGGCGGCGCCCGTTCGGCGCTGCAGAACTGGATCTACGCCCAGCAGCACGGTGGTGTCTTCGTGCTCCGGATCGAGGACACCGACGCGGCCCGCAACAAGCCGGAGTGGACCGAGGGCATCATCTCGGCGCTCGACTGGATCGGCATCGAGCGCGGCACGTATGAAGGGCCCTACTACCAGTCCTCGTATGCCGCTGACCACACCGCCGCGGCGACCCGGCTGTACGGCGAGGGCAAGGCGTACTACTGCGACTGCAAGCGCGAGGACGTGATCGCCCGCACGGGCAACACGCACACCGGCTACGACGGCTTCTGCCGCGACCGCGCACTGGGCCCCGGCGAGGGCCGTGCGCTGCGCTTCCGCACCCCGGACGAGGGTGAGACGGTGGTCGTCGACCTGGTCCGCGGCAAGCCCACCTTCGAGAACAAGCTGATCGAGGACTTCGTCATCGCCCGGTCCGACGGCTCGGCGGTGTTCCTGCTGGCGAACGTCGTCGACGACATGAGCATGGGGATCACCCACGTGTTCCGGGCCGAGGAGCATCTGCCGAACACGCCGAAGCAGCAGCTGCTGTGGGAGGCGCTCGGGCGCACCCCGCCGGTGTGGGGTCACGTTCCGGTGATCGTCAACGAGAAGCGGCAGAAGCTCTCCAAGCGCCGTGACAAGGTCGCCCTGGAGTCGTACCGCGACGAGGGTTACCTGGCCGCCGCGATGCGCAACTACCTGATGCTGCTCGGCTGGTCGCCCACCGGGGACCGGGAGATCGTCCCGTGGTCGGTGGTCGAGGAGGAGTACCGGATCGAGGACGTCAACCACGCCCCGGCGTTCTTCGACGTCAAGAAGCTCCGCGCGTTCAACGGGGAGTACATCCGGGCCCTCACCCCGAGCGAGTTCACCCAGTGCTGCGCGCCGTGGCTGACCGGCACCGAGACGATCCCGGCCCCGCCGTGGTCGCCGGAGAAGTTCGACGCCGAGGTGTTCACCACGATCGCCCCGCTGGCGCAGACCCGGATCGCGGTGCTCTCCGAGATCGTGGAGAACGTCGACTTCCTCTTCCTCGACGAGCCGGTGGCCGACGAGGCGTCCTGGGCGAAGGCGATGAAGGACGGCGCGGCCGACATCCTGGACGGCGCCGCCGAGGCCTTCACGGCTCTGCCCGAGTGGACCGCGGAGTCCCTCAAGGCGGCCCTGGAGCGGGTGGGTGAGGCCCGCGGGCTGAAGCTCGGCAAGACCCAGGCGCCGGTCCGGGTGGCGGTCACCGGGCGCACCGTCGGCCTGCCGCTGTTCGAGTCGATCGAGTTGCTCGGCCGGGAGCGCACGCTGGCCCGGATCACCGCCGCGCGGGCGCGTCTTTCCGCCTGA
- the aceE gene encoding pyruvate dehydrogenase (acetyl-transferring), homodimeric type translates to MATERKRPVISDGLPSQLPDIDPSETNEWIESLDGVIDERGAKRARYVMLRLLERARERQVGVPPLTSTDYINTITPEQEPWFPGDEFVERRIRAYVRWNAAMLVHRAQRPEIGVGGHISSYASSASLYEVGMNHFFRGKDHPGGGDQIFFQGHASPGMYARAYLEGRLTTDQLDGFRQELSHPGGGLPSYPHPRLMPNFWEFPTVSMGLGPMNAIYQARYNRYLHNRGIKDTSQQHVWAFLGDGEMDEVESLGAIGLAAREELDNLTFVVNCNLQRLDGPVRGNGKVIQELESFFRGAGWNVIKVVWGREWDALLAADTDGALVNLMNVTPDGDYQTYKGESGAYVREHFFGRDPRTRKLVEHMTDDEVWNLKRGGHDYRKLYAAYKAATEHTGQPTVILAKTIKGWTLGSHFEARNATHQMKKLTLEDLKGFRDRLYLDISDKQLEENPYLPPYYHPGEKSDEYQYMQQRRRDLGGYVPSRRTRAKSLAIPDSKAFSDIKRGSGKQKVATTMAFVRLLKDLMKDKEFGARWVPIIPDEARTFGMDSLFPTKKIYSPHGQTYTSVDRELFLSYKEATNGQILHEGINEAGSTASFIAAGTSYATHDEPMIPLYIFYSMFGFQRTADELWAAADQMARGFLLGATAGRTTLNGEGLQHEDGHSLLIAATNPAVVAYDPAFAFEIAHIVENGLHRMYGEKQENIFYYLTIYNEPAIQPAEPANVDAEGILKGIYRYAEGPSTNGPKAQLLASGTGMRWALKAQELLAQDWGVSADVWSVTSWGELRRDAIAAEEHNLMHPSDQPRKPYIQQKLEGTEGPSVAVSDWMRAVPDLIARWVPNGYTSLGTDGFGMSDTRHALRRHFHVDGESVAVATLRELALRGKVPAHVPGEAAKKYAIDDVNAAPVGETGGDS, encoded by the coding sequence GTGGCCACGGAGCGCAAGCGCCCGGTGATCAGCGATGGCCTGCCGAGCCAGCTTCCGGACATCGACCCTTCGGAAACGAACGAATGGATCGAGTCCCTCGACGGAGTCATCGACGAGCGGGGCGCCAAACGAGCCCGGTACGTGATGTTGCGCCTGCTGGAGCGCGCTCGTGAACGACAGGTGGGCGTTCCGCCACTGACGTCCACCGACTACATCAACACCATCACGCCGGAGCAGGAGCCGTGGTTCCCCGGTGACGAGTTCGTCGAGCGGCGGATCCGGGCGTACGTCCGGTGGAACGCCGCCATGCTGGTGCACCGCGCGCAGCGTCCCGAGATCGGCGTCGGAGGCCACATCTCGTCGTACGCGTCCAGTGCCAGCCTGTACGAGGTCGGCATGAACCACTTCTTCCGCGGCAAGGACCACCCGGGCGGCGGCGACCAGATCTTCTTCCAGGGCCACGCCTCCCCCGGCATGTACGCCCGGGCGTATCTGGAGGGCCGGCTCACCACCGATCAGCTCGACGGCTTCCGCCAGGAGCTGAGCCACCCGGGCGGCGGCCTCCCGTCGTACCCGCACCCGCGGCTGATGCCGAACTTCTGGGAGTTCCCGACCGTCAGCATGGGCCTCGGCCCGATGAACGCGATCTACCAGGCGCGGTACAACCGCTACCTGCACAACCGCGGCATCAAGGACACCAGCCAGCAGCACGTCTGGGCATTCCTCGGCGACGGCGAGATGGACGAGGTCGAGTCGCTCGGCGCGATCGGCCTGGCGGCCCGCGAGGAGCTGGACAACCTCACCTTCGTGGTCAACTGCAACCTGCAGCGGCTCGACGGCCCGGTGCGTGGCAACGGCAAGGTCATCCAGGAGCTGGAGTCCTTCTTCCGCGGCGCCGGCTGGAACGTGATCAAGGTGGTCTGGGGCCGTGAGTGGGACGCGCTGCTGGCCGCGGACACCGACGGCGCGCTGGTCAACCTGATGAACGTGACGCCGGACGGCGACTACCAGACGTACAAGGGCGAGTCCGGGGCGTACGTGCGCGAGCACTTCTTCGGCCGCGACCCGCGCACCCGCAAGCTGGTCGAGCACATGACCGACGACGAGGTGTGGAACCTCAAGCGCGGCGGCCACGACTACCGCAAGCTGTACGCGGCGTACAAGGCGGCCACCGAGCACACCGGCCAGCCGACGGTGATCCTCGCCAAGACCATCAAGGGCTGGACGCTGGGCTCGCACTTCGAGGCCCGCAACGCCACCCACCAGATGAAGAAGCTGACGCTGGAGGACCTGAAGGGCTTCCGCGACCGGCTCTACCTCGACATCAGCGACAAGCAGCTCGAGGAGAACCCGTACCTCCCGCCGTATTACCACCCCGGCGAGAAGTCCGACGAGTACCAGTACATGCAGCAGCGCCGCCGTGACCTGGGCGGGTACGTCCCGTCCCGGCGCACCAGGGCCAAGTCGCTGGCGATCCCGGACTCGAAGGCGTTCAGCGACATCAAGCGGGGCAGCGGCAAGCAGAAGGTGGCCACCACGATGGCCTTCGTCCGCCTGCTCAAGGACCTGATGAAGGACAAGGAGTTCGGCGCCCGGTGGGTGCCGATCATCCCGGACGAGGCGCGGACCTTCGGGATGGACTCGCTCTTCCCGACCAAGAAGATCTACTCCCCGCACGGTCAGACGTACACCTCGGTGGACCGGGAGCTGTTCCTGTCCTACAAGGAGGCGACGAACGGCCAGATCCTGCACGAGGGGATCAACGAGGCCGGATCGACCGCGAGCTTCATCGCGGCCGGCACGTCGTACGCCACGCACGACGAGCCGATGATCCCGCTGTACATCTTCTACTCGATGTTCGGTTTCCAGCGCACCGCCGACGAGCTGTGGGCGGCGGCCGACCAGATGGCCCGCGGCTTCCTGCTCGGCGCCACCGCCGGCCGGACCACGCTCAACGGTGAGGGTCTGCAGCACGAGGACGGGCACTCGCTGCTGATCGCGGCCACCAACCCGGCCGTCGTGGCGTACGACCCGGCGTTCGCGTTCGAGATCGCGCACATCGTCGAGAACGGCCTGCACCGGATGTACGGGGAGAAGCAGGAGAACATCTTCTACTACCTCACCATCTACAACGAGCCGGCGATCCAGCCGGCCGAGCCGGCGAACGTCGACGCCGAGGGCATCCTCAAGGGCATCTACCGGTACGCCGAGGGCCCGTCGACGAATGGTCCGAAGGCGCAGCTGCTCGCCTCCGGCACCGGCATGCGCTGGGCGCTCAAGGCGCAGGAGCTGCTCGCCCAGGACTGGGGCGTGAGCGCCGACGTGTGGTCGGTCACCTCGTGGGGCGAGCTGCGCCGGGACGCCATCGCGGCCGAGGAGCACAACCTGATGCACCCGAGCGACCAGCCCCGCAAGCCCTACATCCAGCAGAAGCTGGAGGGCACCGAGGGCCCGTCGGTCGCGGTCAGCGACTGGATGCGGGCGGTGCCCGACCTGATCGCCCGCTGGGTGCCCAACGGCTACACCTCGCTGGGCACCGACGGGTTCGGGATGAGCGACACCCGGCATGCGCTGCGCCGCCACTTCCACGTGGACGGCGAGTCGGTGGCCGTCGCCACGCTGCGCGAGCTCGCGCTGCGCGGCAAGGTGCCGGCGCACGTGCCCGGTGAGGCCGCCAAGAAGTACGCGATCGACGACGTGAACGCGGCGCCGGTCGGCGAGACCGGCGGCGACAGCTGA
- a CDS encoding YjbQ family protein, producing MRSEVITVRTGNAPVVVDITARAEDFVRPQGDGLLHVFVPHATAGLAIIETGAGSDDDLLTAIDELLPAEDRWRHRHGSRGHGRDHVLPAWIPPYATLPVVGGRIMLGTWQSICLVDPNGDNPERQVRFSFLAG from the coding sequence ATGCGTAGCGAAGTGATCACCGTCCGGACCGGGAACGCCCCGGTGGTCGTCGACATCACCGCCCGGGCCGAGGATTTCGTCCGGCCGCAGGGGGACGGGCTGCTGCACGTCTTCGTGCCGCACGCGACGGCCGGCCTGGCGATCATCGAGACCGGCGCGGGTTCCGACGACGACCTGCTGACCGCGATCGACGAGCTGCTGCCGGCCGAGGACAGGTGGCGGCACCGGCACGGCTCCCGCGGGCACGGCCGTGACCATGTGCTGCCGGCCTGGATCCCGCCGTACGCCACGCTGCCGGTGGTCGGCGGGCGGATCATGCTCGGCACCTGGCAGTCGATCTGCCTGGTGGATCCGAACGGCGACAACCCGGAGCGTCAGGTGCGCTTTTCCTTCCTGGCCGGGTGA